Proteins co-encoded in one Vibrio chagasii genomic window:
- a CDS encoding conjugal transfer protein TraG N-terminal domain-containing protein — translation MTLEYYTYTQGAAITKALNAIATFFSSQSFASLMSISTMIGAAMTYAYFVASRNPKHIYVWAIVFTLVPSMLIKQTVTMQVIDKTEPSSAYSVGNVPYLVALPTWFFSSMMVGSADAIESIFTTTDDERYGRTGMMFGSELYQLSRQSDLKDIELRRLWNDFFQNCVVGDIQINKKYTWNALMNAKDVFAFFDGQTMSPLRGVILNDVNQTFKTCQEVYPELKDGFNVSAADELDLIATYLHGEKALMYKSHIQNSLSNSYQKFIKVSDNAVNVLKHNMAINATRYSINTMDPSASAMNYAYTSNKMQQTSMWATLGMQAREFIPMMHTMLFTLFSCLGFMVAAVAVIPAFTKMVLTNYIKTFAYLATWPSLFALLNAIMTWTLEAHSSATANPMQGLSLSNANALDELHMRYGYMAGFLMMSIPVLAGKILQGGVAAAQAMNYQLAGMINSTNARVSAASSTGNLDFGNLQMQNHSFNNTSANKFDDNTLLRTGMTTVQQHDGSLVKSFQNNGGRRTYDAQETESKPLWQAQASNMLQNSVNDQYTDAKTAQTQNMNSFNDSFSKGFAQSDRWNDNWSKNRSYGDGQSVSTEGQISQSHSKMESAIQSVSETTGWSHDQAKAYVTAVNAGVEVGTPPGANLLFGMSAKAGINWSQDDRESFSKMSAEQKQALSQATEQYNEGATEMQRAGRTLDAKENRSEVEQYAHDFAMNFQRTQQTAAAVNESNAEVDTLSHMQSRLKNDTVNFSASAITGFQQYLEGTVKNPNDVARLMNAYKPEDVQDVREWFDKYSHSDDFQKHYGVDTSNASLDALKEKYQPKDLSTSPSLTPEQSVLINTGSDQALTQTNEVAAEMFQLNESGQLYVDSTYQNVKMNSLLAAGHYQNEVKPISPPTTAESSPVQTDVEQEVSPAQPARVGGTTNSNYPLYQPPQK, via the coding sequence GTGACACTCGAATATTACACGTATACACAAGGCGCCGCGATAACCAAGGCGCTGAATGCGATTGCCACTTTTTTTTCCAGTCAATCCTTTGCATCGTTGATGTCAATAAGCACCATGATTGGCGCGGCCATGACCTACGCTTATTTTGTTGCATCGCGTAACCCTAAACACATCTACGTTTGGGCCATCGTATTTACCCTCGTTCCTTCAATGCTGATAAAACAAACGGTGACCATGCAGGTCATCGATAAAACCGAACCTTCTTCAGCGTATTCAGTGGGCAATGTGCCTTACCTGGTCGCGTTGCCGACTTGGTTTTTCTCGTCAATGATGGTAGGCAGCGCCGATGCGATTGAATCCATCTTTACCACCACCGACGATGAGCGCTATGGCCGTACAGGGATGATGTTTGGCTCCGAGCTGTATCAACTGTCTCGTCAAAGCGACTTAAAAGACATTGAGCTTCGCCGCTTATGGAATGACTTTTTTCAAAACTGTGTGGTCGGTGACATACAAATCAACAAAAAGTACACCTGGAATGCGTTGATGAACGCCAAAGATGTGTTTGCGTTCTTTGATGGTCAAACCATGAGCCCACTTCGCGGGGTGATTCTGAATGATGTCAATCAAACCTTCAAAACGTGTCAAGAGGTCTACCCAGAACTCAAAGATGGGTTTAACGTCTCAGCGGCGGATGAGTTGGATTTGATTGCTACGTACTTACACGGAGAAAAGGCTTTGATGTACAAGTCGCACATTCAAAATTCTTTATCGAACAGCTATCAAAAGTTCATCAAAGTCAGCGATAACGCCGTGAACGTGCTCAAACACAACATGGCCATTAATGCCACGCGTTACAGCATCAATACCATGGACCCATCAGCCAGTGCCATGAACTACGCTTACACCTCGAATAAAATGCAACAAACTTCGATGTGGGCGACCTTGGGGATGCAGGCGAGAGAGTTCATCCCGATGATGCACACGATGTTATTCACTTTGTTCAGTTGCCTGGGCTTTATGGTCGCGGCCGTGGCTGTGATACCGGCATTCACTAAGATGGTGCTGACCAACTACATCAAAACGTTTGCTTACCTCGCCACTTGGCCTTCGTTATTCGCCCTTCTTAATGCCATTATGACTTGGACACTGGAAGCGCATTCAAGTGCCACGGCTAATCCCATGCAAGGGTTAAGCTTGTCTAATGCCAACGCCCTGGATGAACTTCACATGCGCTATGGTTACATGGCGGGTTTTTTGATGATGAGCATTCCTGTTTTAGCGGGAAAAATCTTGCAAGGGGGCGTCGCCGCCGCGCAAGCCATGAACTATCAATTAGCAGGCATGATAAACAGTACCAACGCGCGCGTATCGGCGGCCTCTTCGACCGGTAACTTAGACTTTGGCAACTTGCAGATGCAAAACCACAGTTTCAACAATACGTCTGCGAATAAGTTTGATGACAACACGTTATTGAGAACAGGCATGACCACCGTTCAGCAACACGATGGCTCTCTCGTTAAGTCTTTCCAAAACAACGGCGGGCGCAGGACGTATGATGCGCAAGAAACCGAGTCCAAACCGTTGTGGCAAGCGCAAGCCTCTAACATGTTACAAAACAGCGTCAACGACCAATATACGGACGCGAAAACCGCCCAAACGCAAAACATGAACAGTTTTAATGACAGCTTTTCAAAGGGCTTTGCGCAAAGTGACCGCTGGAATGACAATTGGAGTAAAAATCGCAGTTATGGGGATGGGCAATCCGTGTCGACGGAAGGTCAAATCAGTCAATCGCATTCGAAAATGGAATCGGCTATTCAGAGCGTGTCGGAGACCACTGGTTGGAGTCACGACCAAGCAAAAGCGTACGTAACAGCAGTCAATGCTGGTGTTGAAGTGGGGACGCCACCAGGGGCGAACTTGCTGTTTGGTATGAGCGCGAAAGCGGGGATCAACTGGAGTCAAGATGACCGCGAATCGTTCAGTAAGATGAGCGCTGAGCAGAAACAAGCGCTGTCTCAAGCCACAGAACAATACAACGAGGGGGCCACTGAAATGCAGCGTGCAGGCCGTACGCTCGATGCCAAGGAAAACCGCAGTGAAGTGGAGCAATACGCGCACGACTTTGCAATGAACTTCCAACGTACTCAGCAAACAGCCGCGGCGGTCAATGAGTCCAATGCCGAGGTTGACACTCTCAGTCACATGCAATCGAGACTGAAAAACGACACCGTGAACTTCAGTGCCAGCGCCATTACGGGCTTCCAGCAGTATTTGGAGGGCACAGTAAAGAATCCAAATGACGTTGCTCGCTTGATGAATGCCTATAAGCCAGAGGACGTGCAAGATGTTCGAGAGTGGTTTGACAAATACTCGCACAGTGACGATTTTCAAAAGCACTACGGGGTCGACACCTCAAATGCCTCTTTGGATGCGCTCAAAGAGAAATATCAGCCGAAAGATTTAAGTACGTCGCCGTCCCTCACGCCTGAGCAGAGCGTGTTAATCAATACTGGCTCAGACCAGGCGCTTACCCAAACCAATGAAGTCGCCGCAGAGATGTTTCAGCTCAATGAGAGTGGGCAACTGTATGTTGATAGCACTTATCAGAATGTGAAGATGAACAGTCTACTTGCGGCGGGGCATTATCAAAATGAAGTCAAGCCTATTTCTCCACCAACCACGGCTGAAAGTAGCCCTGTACAAACGGACGTTGAGCAAGAGGTTAGCCCGGCTCAACCGGCGCGAGTGGGCGGAACCACAAACTCGAATTACCCCTTGTATCAACCACCCCAAAAGTAA
- the trbB gene encoding type-F conjugative transfer system pilin assembly thiol-disulfide isomerase TrbB, which yields MLLRTITVFFLLMSSFTPLQAATNDDYAMVFFFRSDCPYCHRFAPKIKNVTERQQLQTYAFSLDGQSIPHYPVPIPATPEISQMFFENPRSITVPATFLINVNSQKFVRVSVGDVTANQLESSVRRILSDPEVLEAIQ from the coding sequence ATGCTCCTACGTACTATTACTGTTTTCTTTTTGTTGATGTCTTCCTTTACACCACTCCAGGCGGCGACGAATGATGATTATGCCATGGTGTTCTTTTTCCGAAGTGACTGTCCTTACTGTCACCGTTTTGCTCCCAAAATAAAAAACGTCACAGAGCGACAGCAACTGCAAACCTACGCATTTTCACTTGATGGCCAATCCATCCCCCACTACCCAGTACCGATACCAGCGACGCCAGAGATAAGCCAAATGTTTTTTGAAAACCCCCGCAGTATCACCGTCCCTGCCACCTTTTTGATTAACGTGAATTCTCAGAAATTTGTGCGCGTGTCGGTCGGAGATGTCACCGCTAACCAACTGGAAAGCAGTGTTCGCCGCATTCTAAGTGACCCTGAAGTATTGGAGGCCATACAGTGA
- the traU gene encoding conjugal transfer pilus assembly protein TraU, whose amino-acid sequence MTFSRLLQCIGLVGALLVSSSTHAGGPACVSRFINPITDVCWSCLFPMTLGSVPLIPSVYPDTNNPSMPISFCPKPPPIFMQIGLNIGYWEPYALTDVTRVPYCMVNMGMKLAGANMQRIGGRSTSRDSDSSDGGFYHAHWYKYPLIYWLQLMQSAACMATDNFDVAYMTEIDPLWNDDELAFILNPEAILFGNPIAQLACIPESIATSANVSLPFDFLFWCLGSQGSAYPLTGNTNYRDTPIQAGTLIMERLNYKLHRQGMVMETRGEDGAICYQHPTPILPKSRYRYQMSAPITDAGWCHPYTTTTAIWEMGHDNPTTGDNFGYVQWRKRNCVFL is encoded by the coding sequence ATGACGTTTTCCCGGCTATTGCAATGCATCGGCTTAGTGGGTGCGCTGCTGGTTAGCTCATCGACTCACGCTGGCGGCCCTGCTTGTGTGAGTCGCTTTATCAATCCTATAACAGATGTGTGTTGGAGCTGTCTTTTTCCGATGACCTTGGGCTCTGTTCCGCTCATTCCCTCGGTCTACCCCGATACAAACAACCCTTCGATGCCGATCTCCTTTTGTCCTAAGCCGCCACCTATATTCATGCAAATTGGTTTGAATATTGGCTATTGGGAGCCGTACGCGTTAACGGACGTGACGCGAGTACCCTATTGTATGGTCAACATGGGGATGAAGCTTGCAGGCGCTAATATGCAGCGCATAGGCGGTCGCAGCACTTCGCGTGATTCCGATTCCAGTGATGGTGGCTTTTACCACGCGCACTGGTACAAATACCCACTCATCTATTGGCTGCAATTGATGCAATCCGCAGCATGCATGGCCACGGATAATTTTGACGTGGCCTACATGACAGAAATTGATCCTTTGTGGAACGATGATGAGTTGGCCTTCATCCTCAACCCCGAAGCGATTTTGTTTGGTAACCCCATCGCACAACTCGCGTGCATTCCAGAATCGATTGCCACATCGGCCAATGTGAGCTTACCGTTTGACTTTTTGTTTTGGTGCTTAGGCTCACAAGGCAGTGCGTACCCTCTGACGGGCAACACCAATTATCGAGACACACCGATACAAGCGGGCACGCTCATCATGGAGCGTTTGAATTACAAGCTTCACCGTCAAGGCATGGTGATGGAAACGCGCGGTGAGGATGGTGCTATTTGTTATCAGCACCCCACGCCAATTTTACCTAAATCCCGTTATCGCTATCAGATGAGTGCGCCTATTACCGACGCGGGGTGGTGCCATCCCTACACAACAACCACCGCAATCTGGGAGATGGGCCACGATAATCCTACGACAGGGGATAATTTTGGTTACGTCCAGTGGCGAAAACGAAATTGTGTTTTTCTTTAA
- a CDS encoding conjugal transfer protein TraH, translated as MNTLSVSLKGRVIGVVLCGLLCHTAQAGGLSGSLNNFFNGLGYNNNVTNPSSYKGQAANYYNGGSLSARTPIVSAQLMSIVLPDVSAGCGGIDAFAGSFSHISDDRLIQFGKGVIQNAPTFAVDLALQIWGAQIKQIRDNLQAIADKYLNQSMTSCEVAQAGVSALMGTFGGQKAKQHVCQTIGTQNNAFDDWVSAQVECGPGGQTNAQVTAARQDDSKGLDEIAKVSHNIVWSATLKNSWLASDTALAEFLMSMSGTYIYDAAGVPAYYASLLTDNNNLVDAMLKGGKIEYYKCDNTGKKACLAPRKKELTLANDKALEIRIRKTLETLYMSVANDTGLTDAQKSFLEYTETPVLAVFISSVRNNSYPNFSAYARVIAIELLARYLRNMLTVVTTSLTHTKVDSKDIAIIMTDIDRARTFTNGLADKAKRVILTQEQLNQAYKDNDSDAMSKVNKQLLQNLSFGG; from the coding sequence GTGAATACACTCTCCGTTTCATTAAAAGGCCGAGTGATCGGCGTCGTACTTTGCGGCTTATTGTGCCATACCGCTCAGGCTGGCGGTCTGAGCGGCTCACTCAATAATTTCTTCAATGGGTTGGGCTACAACAATAACGTTACCAACCCGAGTTCTTATAAGGGGCAAGCGGCCAACTATTACAATGGTGGCTCGTTGTCGGCGCGCACCCCGATTGTGAGCGCGCAACTCATGAGCATTGTTTTACCTGATGTGTCTGCGGGTTGTGGTGGCATAGATGCTTTTGCGGGATCGTTTTCTCATATTAGCGATGACCGACTTATCCAATTTGGCAAAGGTGTTATCCAAAATGCTCCCACTTTTGCGGTAGATTTAGCTCTACAAATTTGGGGGGCACAGATAAAACAAATTCGCGATAATTTGCAAGCCATTGCAGATAAATATCTTAACCAATCCATGACATCTTGTGAGGTTGCTCAAGCCGGTGTCTCAGCGCTCATGGGAACATTTGGGGGGCAGAAGGCTAAGCAACACGTTTGCCAAACCATCGGTACACAAAATAATGCGTTTGATGATTGGGTGAGCGCGCAAGTGGAATGCGGCCCTGGCGGGCAAACCAATGCGCAAGTCACAGCGGCGCGCCAGGACGATTCGAAGGGATTGGATGAGATTGCCAAAGTTAGCCATAACATCGTGTGGTCTGCGACCCTTAAAAATAGCTGGTTGGCCAGTGACACCGCGTTGGCCGAGTTCTTAATGAGCATGTCGGGCACCTACATTTATGATGCAGCGGGAGTGCCTGCCTATTACGCCTCGCTTTTGACGGACAATAATAACCTGGTCGACGCCATGCTAAAGGGCGGCAAGATTGAGTATTACAAGTGTGATAATACGGGGAAGAAAGCATGTTTAGCGCCTAGAAAAAAGGAACTGACGCTTGCGAATGACAAAGCGTTAGAGATTCGTATACGCAAGACACTGGAAACGCTGTACATGAGCGTCGCCAATGACACGGGATTGACCGATGCACAGAAAAGCTTTTTGGAATACACGGAAACGCCGGTGCTGGCGGTGTTCATCAGCTCAGTCAGAAACAACAGCTACCCCAATTTTTCGGCGTATGCCCGCGTCATTGCCATTGAACTACTGGCTCGTTACCTCAGAAACATGCTGACCGTTGTCACCACATCGCTCACTCACACCAAAGTGGACAGTAAAGACATTGCAATCATCATGACCGACATTGATCGAGCCCGTACCTTCACCAACGGCTTAGCAGACAAAGCAAAACGCGTCATTCTGACGCAAGAGCAATTGAATCAGGCATATAAAGACAATGATTCGGACGCCATGAGCAAGGTCAATAAGCAACTTTTACAAAACCTATCTTTCGGGGGCTAA
- the trbI gene encoding type-F conjugative transfer system protein TrbI, which yields MKLEYLTLLLATCLSVAASVATSMVIESPPTVVSMDVKSTVEQYHRELLKSSFSVDEQSKKMADFAAIMNEEVVKYSMQHGQVVLVSAAVMEGTPDITTHIQRAIVERYTQ from the coding sequence ATGAAGCTTGAATACCTCACTTTACTGTTGGCCACATGCTTGAGTGTGGCCGCTTCGGTGGCGACCTCAATGGTGATTGAATCGCCGCCGACTGTCGTCAGTATGGACGTTAAAAGTACCGTTGAGCAATATCATCGCGAGTTACTTAAATCCTCATTTTCCGTCGACGAGCAGTCGAAAAAAATGGCGGATTTCGCCGCCATTATGAATGAAGAGGTGGTGAAATACTCGATGCAACACGGCCAGGTCGTGCTGGTGAGTGCGGCGGTGATGGAAGGTACACCAGACATTACCACCCACATTCAACGTGCGATTGTTGAACGTTACACTCAATAG
- the traN gene encoding type-F conjugative transfer system mating-pair stabilization protein TraN — protein sequence MKRLLTLLCLISTCQVLAGQGDTYYDNVGWAQGAQQSIPGRAKDNLNVDDYCADDACKEQVRNPNEAQLNDGNMDTEKQTQFLSNEHANAVQGSFDKGRPNVSSDPAYEFALIAQDNAYEITHGISNQYVDCNNGTNCTIDYIPKLCRQPTNNNVPCTKVPQFSVQTTSATVSKVCRWDFYYYVWIDSSPPGMRWKGIVSNEDSPNIFYTRGKFRMSGFGIASDQYEICRRETQCPSGYTVSGGNCIKNIVSWKTHCTLLSECAVTSERCIEGRATRYINGIPTTLNCWKYQVNHRCTRPNTCNTLPADCTTTATHCSAQQKGVCIEEELDKSCPQQRCSSTDLICGEESFCLDGDCYGEMPTPSDDFNESAAALAALAKAAEGLGDPPLIFSGQGQKCSKKMGGFADCCKNGGWGTDAGLAQCSDDEKALGQAKEKKLTIYLGSYCAKKVLGKCIRKKKAYCVFDNLLARIIQEQGVQNQLGLSLGTARNPVCGAITPEQMQQINFEDIDFSDFFGEMHSNTNLPSGQEIQNRLSSALGGQ from the coding sequence ATGAAACGACTTCTCACTCTATTGTGTCTCATCTCAACCTGTCAGGTATTGGCTGGCCAGGGTGACACGTACTACGATAACGTCGGCTGGGCACAGGGAGCCCAGCAAAGCATACCAGGCCGCGCTAAAGACAACCTCAATGTTGACGACTACTGCGCCGACGATGCATGCAAAGAACAAGTGCGTAACCCTAATGAAGCCCAGCTCAATGATGGCAACATGGACACGGAAAAACAAACTCAATTCCTTTCCAATGAGCATGCGAACGCAGTGCAAGGGAGCTTTGATAAAGGCAGACCAAATGTTAGTAGTGATCCGGCGTATGAATTTGCGCTTATCGCTCAAGACAACGCCTATGAAATCACCCACGGCATTTCCAATCAGTACGTGGATTGTAACAATGGAACGAACTGCACCATCGACTACATCCCTAAACTCTGCCGTCAACCGACCAACAACAATGTGCCGTGTACAAAAGTGCCTCAATTCTCGGTGCAAACTACAAGCGCAACAGTATCTAAAGTTTGCCGCTGGGACTTTTATTATTATGTATGGATCGATTCGTCTCCGCCAGGGATGAGATGGAAAGGAATCGTTTCAAATGAAGACAGTCCCAATATATTTTATACAAGAGGTAAATTTCGCATGTCTGGCTTTGGTATAGCGTCTGACCAATATGAAATTTGCAGGCGTGAAACGCAGTGCCCTAGCGGCTACACAGTATCTGGCGGTAACTGCATAAAAAATATAGTGTCTTGGAAAACCCACTGCACTCTTTTAAGCGAGTGTGCTGTGACCTCTGAGCGTTGTATTGAAGGCAGAGCCACCCGTTACATCAACGGTATACCGACCACACTCAATTGCTGGAAATATCAAGTCAATCATCGATGCACTCGACCGAACACATGTAATACGTTGCCTGCCGATTGCACCACCACCGCCACCCATTGCAGCGCTCAACAAAAAGGCGTCTGCATTGAAGAAGAGCTGGATAAGTCCTGCCCTCAACAGCGTTGCAGTTCGACAGACTTGATATGTGGTGAAGAAAGCTTTTGTCTTGATGGCGATTGCTACGGCGAGATGCCAACTCCGTCCGATGACTTTAATGAATCCGCCGCCGCGCTCGCCGCCTTAGCCAAAGCTGCTGAAGGTCTGGGCGACCCCCCTTTAATCTTTTCTGGCCAAGGTCAAAAATGCTCGAAAAAAATGGGCGGATTTGCGGATTGTTGCAAAAACGGCGGTTGGGGCACCGACGCAGGATTGGCGCAGTGCAGCGATGATGAAAAGGCGTTAGGCCAAGCCAAAGAGAAAAAGCTGACTATTTATTTGGGCAGTTATTGCGCGAAAAAGGTTCTGGGAAAGTGCATCCGTAAGAAGAAAGCCTACTGCGTTTTCGATAACCTCTTGGCGCGCATCATCCAAGAACAAGGCGTTCAAAACCAGCTAGGTCTGAGCCTCGGCACCGCCAGAAACCCAGTCTGTGGGGCCATCACCCCTGAGCAAATGCAGCAAATTAACTTTGAAGATATCGACTTTTCAGACTTCTTCGGTGAAATGCACAGCAACACTAACCTACCGTCAGGACAAGAAATTCAGAATCGATTGTCCAGTGCTTTAGGAGGTCAATAA
- the traF gene encoding type-F conjugative transfer system pilin assembly protein TraF: MRTVTLALLSAALMAAVASPKHAMATPTPKGWKWYNEPTSKPKEKAAPKPLPPNTTTRVMSATEQMEWFHEVYNEALTDATIHSKDEEKLKTVMQLHQFIGERTSETGMTFKKVLLKHPELSYLKDRPTESAARKTYYKIERDKKIDAVVQMRDEGWGFFFVYDGKDALTQELAPSLQSFADTYEFEILGLSRDQTFVTGIRDNRHNDSKVDVPYAPALILVNPNTGEMKPLAYGFISQTALLGRFYNVANDYQSPDF, translated from the coding sequence ATACGTACTGTCACTTTGGCTCTGCTGTCCGCCGCCTTAATGGCGGCGGTGGCCAGCCCAAAACACGCCATGGCAACCCCCACTCCCAAAGGTTGGAAGTGGTACAACGAGCCGACATCCAAACCCAAAGAAAAGGCAGCACCCAAGCCCCTGCCACCGAATACAACAACTCGTGTTATGAGCGCGACGGAACAAATGGAATGGTTTCACGAGGTCTACAATGAAGCCCTGACTGATGCGACGATTCATTCTAAGGATGAAGAAAAACTCAAAACGGTCATGCAGCTTCACCAGTTCATCGGTGAGCGCACCAGTGAAACGGGTATGACCTTTAAAAAGGTACTGCTGAAACACCCTGAATTGTCTTATTTGAAGGATAGACCGACCGAGTCTGCGGCACGCAAAACCTACTACAAAATCGAACGGGATAAAAAAATCGATGCTGTGGTGCAAATGCGCGATGAAGGCTGGGGCTTTTTCTTTGTCTATGACGGCAAAGATGCGCTAACGCAAGAGCTTGCGCCATCGTTGCAAAGCTTTGCCGATACTTACGAGTTTGAAATCTTGGGACTATCACGAGATCAAACGTTTGTGACTGGTATTCGGGATAATCGTCATAACGATAGCAAGGTCGACGTGCCCTATGCCCCCGCCCTTATCTTGGTAAACCCAAATACTGGGGAGATGAAGCCTCTTGCTTATGGTTTTATTTCGCAAACGGCCCTGCTAGGTCGCTTTTACAACGTGGCCAACGACTACCAATCCCCTGATTTTTAA
- a CDS encoding DUF2913 family protein, which produces MSKNFKHYQALDELVTNALLALYCTMSQKGGFWTTQRRNEQLVKFIKPTLKKVQFATCKNEIRTMMSIGRRATGNLEQKLWEVNAMNLTYRARFTPADELYIMLNALYEQHQFPSMLENAEEAMEIDTLYMKEKSVENGFDADNNQIKPLTVAVKTQRLDTLIQAVQANGVYRVDIDSVDEQQVNHLLLHRISSPPVNEGVTRSQAPSLDTANNHDETFA; this is translated from the coding sequence ATGAGTAAAAATTTCAAACACTATCAAGCGCTTGATGAGTTAGTGACAAACGCGTTGCTTGCACTCTATTGCACGATGAGTCAGAAAGGTGGGTTCTGGACAACCCAACGCAGAAATGAACAGTTGGTCAAGTTCATCAAGCCCACACTGAAAAAAGTTCAGTTTGCTACGTGCAAAAATGAAATAAGAACGATGATGAGTATTGGCCGCCGCGCGACAGGCAACCTTGAGCAAAAGCTATGGGAAGTCAATGCTATGAACTTGACGTACCGAGCGAGGTTCACACCCGCCGATGAACTTTATATTATGTTGAACGCACTGTATGAGCAGCACCAATTCCCCTCAATGCTGGAAAACGCAGAAGAAGCGATGGAAATAGACACGCTTTACATGAAAGAGAAAAGCGTTGAAAACGGATTTGATGCCGACAATAACCAAATTAAGCCCTTAACGGTCGCGGTGAAAACGCAGCGTTTAGATACGCTCATTCAAGCCGTGCAAGCTAATGGGGTATATCGAGTCGACATCGACTCAGTGGATGAGCAGCAAGTGAATCACTTGTTGTTGCATCGCATTTCAAGCCCACCGGTTAATGAGGGGGTAACCCGCTCTCAGGCTCCTTCTCTCGATACAGCAAATAACCACGATGAGACGTTCGCTTAA
- the traW gene encoding type-F conjugative transfer system protein TraW, with the protein MRYTLIGVALLLSMTAGAKDLGRMGPTFPIGEIDMLTWIETRLKQFEQNGKLEQMQAEFEAQVKRSVETPPPLALSTTTQPKTFLVDPSITIPKDLTDAQGRVFAKAGTRVNPFDTRTWPTQARLPQFEYTKALVFFDARDAKQLAFVTGLKHDKPLRYILTGGSPNQVAEHLNAPIYFDQQGMMSEKLHIQSVPSLVEQSGHAWRVEEFDVQNVALGGAP; encoded by the coding sequence ATGCGCTATACGCTCATCGGGGTGGCGCTGCTGCTGTCTATGACGGCAGGCGCAAAAGACTTGGGGCGAATGGGGCCAACGTTCCCTATTGGCGAAATCGACATGTTGACTTGGATTGAAACGCGCCTAAAGCAGTTTGAACAAAACGGTAAGCTTGAGCAAATGCAGGCCGAGTTTGAAGCGCAAGTTAAACGAAGTGTCGAAACGCCACCGCCCTTAGCGCTGAGCACCACCACCCAACCCAAAACTTTTCTTGTCGACCCCAGCATTACCATACCCAAAGATTTAACGGATGCTCAAGGCCGCGTGTTTGCTAAAGCGGGCACGCGAGTTAATCCTTTTGATACCCGAACCTGGCCGACGCAAGCTCGCTTACCGCAATTTGAATACACTAAAGCGTTGGTGTTCTTTGATGCCAGAGATGCGAAGCAATTGGCGTTCGTTACCGGTTTGAAACACGACAAACCGCTTCGCTACATTTTAACCGGCGGAAGCCCAAACCAAGTGGCTGAGCACTTGAATGCGCCAATCTACTTCGATCAACAAGGGATGATGAGTGAAAAATTACACATTCAATCGGTGCCGAGTTTGGTGGAGCAATCTGGCCATGCTTGGCGGGTTGAAGAGTTTGATGTACAAAATGTTGCCTTAGGAGGTGCGCCATGA
- the trbC gene encoding type-F conjugative transfer system pilin assembly protein TrbC, which produces MCPLKFLIAMSALSASALCHGYTQEELQAFMELENTMLQAPMPEETARIIESQHQASDDFALEAKEMALFWQEKMKPQHLERAIDIPKPTQNPKAAPTGVMVFVSLTMPDATLRALLKQSEQWQVPLVIRGVLPAGFPATARRIQSLLKTRQPDKPIQSGFAINPEWFRTFGITDVPSFVAVKSGRCLPKQACEESDYDLIKGNLSIPDALNQLTQGDNPDVVEEVLRRHQ; this is translated from the coding sequence ATGTGTCCCTTGAAATTCCTTATCGCGATGTCCGCTTTGAGCGCATCGGCGCTCTGTCACGGTTATACCCAAGAAGAACTCCAAGCATTTATGGAGCTCGAAAACACGATGCTACAAGCGCCAATGCCAGAAGAGACGGCGCGCATCATTGAATCTCAACACCAAGCCAGTGATGACTTTGCCTTAGAGGCGAAAGAGATGGCTCTTTTTTGGCAAGAAAAAATGAAGCCCCAACATCTTGAACGAGCCATCGATATACCGAAACCGACACAAAACCCGAAAGCGGCACCAACTGGGGTCATGGTGTTTGTTTCACTCACGATGCCAGATGCGACGTTGCGTGCGCTTTTGAAACAAAGTGAACAGTGGCAAGTGCCGCTTGTGATACGTGGTGTCTTGCCTGCGGGCTTTCCTGCCACCGCAAGACGTATTCAATCGTTGTTAAAAACCCGCCAGCCCGATAAACCGATCCAAAGCGGGTTTGCCATTAATCCTGAATGGTTTCGAACTTTTGGCATCACAGATGTTCCCTCGTTTGTGGCTGTGAAATCTGGGCGCTGCTTACCTAAACAAGCTTGTGAAGAAAGTGATTATGACCTGATTAAAGGCAACCTCTCTATCCCCGATGCGCTCAATCAGCTGACTCAAGGCGACAACCCAGATGTGGTTGAAGAGGTGTTAAGGAGGCATCAATGA